One genomic window of Gossypium hirsutum isolate 1008001.06 chromosome D11, Gossypium_hirsutum_v2.1, whole genome shotgun sequence includes the following:
- the LOC107913238 gene encoding PI-PLC X domain-containing protein At5g67130, with translation MKSLSPSNNLYFFLLHFFIITVYFASLSFGLKIGETCSSSGSSSSCDSGLTCQTCAANGNTRPRCTRIQPLSPTSKVKGLPFNKYSWLTTHNSFALKGVKSETGSSIIAPTNQEDTITNQLKNGVRGLMLDMYDFNGDIWLCHSFGGQCFNATAFQPAINVLKEIQAFLEANPSEIITIFIEDYVVSPQGLTKVFNASGLRQYWFPVSKMPKNGEDWPTVDDMVKQNQRLVVFTSKSAKEASEGIAYEWRYVVENRYGDDGMKAGSCPNRAESSPMNTKSRSLILQNYFPSNPNETAACAENSAPLVKMLDTCHKAAGDRWPNFIAVDFYQRSDGGGASEALDVANGHLTCGCDNMAYCKANATSGTCEVPPMSPPPPAAATQTTTENPVASNSNIANTDARPLQLRWLLATILIKLLLLQLW, from the exons ATGAAG AGTTTGAGTccttcaaataatttatatttcttcctcctccatttttttattatcacaGTTTATTTCGCCTCATTGTCTTTCGGTCTCAAG ATCGGGGAAACATGTTCTTCTTCTGGTAGTAGTAGTTCATGCGACTCCGGCTTAACATGTCAAACTTGCGCCGCAAATGGAAATACCCGACCCAGATGCACTCGGATTCAACCACTCAGCCCTACATCAAAG GTAAAAGGTTTGCCATTTAACAAATATTCTTGGCTCACAACTCACAACTCTTTTGCACTCAAAGGGGTAAAGTCTGAAACTGGATCTTCTATTATTGCACCCACTAACCAGGAAGACACCATCACCAATCAACTTAAG AATGGGGTTCGTGGACTTATGCTGGATATGTATGACTTCAACGGTGATATATGGTTATGTCATTCCTTTGGTGGCCAATGCTTCAATGCCACAGCATTT CAACCTGCCATTAATGTGCTCAAAGAGATACAGGCGTTTCTAGAGGCAAATCCATCTGAGATTATCACCATATTTATTGAGGATTATGTGGTATCCCCACAAGGCTTAACAAAGGTTTTCAATGCATCTGGTTTGAGGCAGTACTGGTTCCCTGTTTCAAAGATGCCTAAGAATGGTGAAGATTGGCCCACAGTGGACGATATGGTCAAGCAGAATCAACGACTTGTAGTTTTCACTTCCAAATCAGCTAAAGAGGCTTCTGAGGGGATTGCTTATGAATGGAGATATGTTGTAGAAAACCGAT ATGGAGATGATGGGATGAAGGCTGGTTCCTGCCCAAACCGTGCTGAGTCATCTCCTATGAATACAAAATCAAGATCATTGATTCTTCAAAACTATTTTCCTTCTAATCCGAATGAGACAGCAGCTTGCGCAGAAAATTCAGCTCCACTGGTAAAGATGCTGGACACTTGTCATAAAGCAGCTGGAGATCGCTGGCCAAACTTCATTGCTGTTGATTTTTACCAG AGGAGTGATGGTGGAGGAGCCTCGGAAGCTTTAGATGTCGCCAATGGTCATCTCACTTGTGGCTGTGACAATATGGCCTATTGCAAG GCCAATGCTACATCCGGCACCTGTGAAGTCCCTCCAATGTCACCTCCTCCACCGGCTGCCGCCACTCAAACCACCACAGAAAATCCTGTAGCGTCTAACTCCAACATTGCTAACACGGATGCCAGACCTCTACAATTGCGGTGGTTATTGGCCACAATTTTGATCAAACTCCTATTGTTACAGTTATGGTAA